In Harmonia axyridis chromosome 6, icHarAxyr1.1, whole genome shotgun sequence, a single window of DNA contains:
- the LOC123682967 gene encoding uncharacterized protein LOC123682967, with protein MTYGLRTLSCLSEDTIMSKARDVDFGSAEEEEFFEDIHSPTDNSEDSVEVKVIPISSRNKRKCSEPRKVPDKFTGPLKKRMCLKVQSEKLSEKHSESAPFRPWSPKAKPEAKRPEVNNIVAPVVKSEKPDCDSVIGQRFVVPRMPVLHPYGFTNPVDIPRMTNGYFRPPSPVKFDADEPVALIKKCQKTEISVKKEVEISCSSSSRQDIPRVPLHPQASCMSSMDTERMILTSSETFPALKRPDSNCGKREQRNYKNMTRERRIEANARERTRVHTISAAFDTLRKSIPSYSHNQKLSKLSVLRIACSYIMTLSNIVKDDDPAQVAEGVNTITKTIQKEGKLRKKQDDND; from the exons ATGACGTATGGTTTAAGGACACTAAGTTGTTTATCAGAAG ATACCATCATGTCGAAGGCACGTGACGTCGACTTCGGCTCcgcagaagaagaagaattcttcGAGGACATCCACTCCCCCACAGACAATAGCGAGGACAGTGTCGAGGTGAAAGTCATCCCCATCTCCTCAAGAAACAAGAGAAAATGCTCCGAACCCCGCAAAGTGCCCGATAAGTTCACAGGACCCCTGAAAAAACGCATGTGTCTGAAGGTCCAGTCGGAAAAACTTTCGGAAAAACACAGTGAGAGTGCGCCCTTCCGGCCCTGGAGCCCCAAGGCGAAACCGGAAGCCAAAAGGCCGGAAGTTAACAATATAGTAGCGCCAGTTGTTAAATCGGAAAAACCTGACTGTGACTCGGTGATCGGACAAAGATTTGTGGTGCCTCGAATGCCAGTTTTACACCCTTACGGTTTTACCAACCCTGTGGACATACCTAGGATGACTAACGGGTATTTTAGGCCACCCTCACCTGTGAAATTCGACGCTGATGAACCAGTAGCTTTAATCAAGAAGTGCCAGAAGACTGAGATTAGTGTTAAGAAGGAAGTGGAGATAAGCTGTTCAAGTTCATCAAGGCAGGATATACCTAGGGTCCCTTTACACCCCCAAGCTTCTTGCATGTCTTCAATGGATACtgaaagaatgattttaacaaGTTCTGAAACCTTTCCAGCTTTAAAAAGACCAGACAGCAACTGTGGGAAAAGAGAGCAAAGGAACTACAAGAATATGACAAGAGAACGAAGAATAGAAGCGAACGCTAGAGAAAGAACCAGAGTGCATACTATAAGTGCAGCATTCGACACTTTAAGAAAGTCCATACCTTCCTATTCCCACAACcaaaaactttcaaaattatCTGTGTTAAGGATAGCGTGCTCGTATATAATGACCCTGTCCAATATAGTCAAGGACGATGATCCAGCCCAAGTAGCTGAAGGGGTGAATACGATCACCAAGActatacaaaaagaaggaaaacttCGCAAAAAACAGGATGACAACGATTGA